One Desulforhopalus sp. DNA segment encodes these proteins:
- a CDS encoding L,D-transpeptidase family protein has protein sequence MTKNTERSWHILAALLLCLFFTGVAPPAVSTVEAPAEWMQTSLAQLAGESSQVLLVVGDESMGFTARLHLLEKRGNVWKAAFPHLAALIGAKGFAPPGWKKEGDVKTPSGVFALKRTFGYPPNIPSRMPYRQVMDDDIWVDDISSPDYNRWVKAELSSLSAQTKFMPLRYKKGETAAVSFEIMKRPDHQYKYGIVIEYNTEPVVKGAGSAIFFHVRRGENKPTLGCVALAESDMLKVLGWLDPGCKPLVVLGTRQSIVSLFRGAADE, from the coding sequence ATGACGAAAAATACTGAGCGGAGCTGGCACATTCTTGCCGCCCTCCTGCTGTGCCTTTTCTTTACAGGAGTTGCGCCGCCGGCTGTTTCGACTGTTGAAGCGCCAGCGGAGTGGATGCAGACATCCCTTGCCCAGCTGGCCGGGGAATCATCTCAGGTGCTGCTGGTTGTCGGAGACGAATCGATGGGCTTTACTGCAAGGTTGCACCTCCTTGAAAAGCGAGGAAACGTCTGGAAGGCGGCTTTTCCCCACCTTGCGGCCTTGATCGGCGCAAAAGGCTTCGCCCCGCCGGGCTGGAAAAAAGAGGGGGATGTCAAGACGCCCTCGGGGGTGTTTGCCCTGAAGCGTACCTTTGGCTACCCACCCAACATCCCTTCACGGATGCCCTACCGGCAGGTTATGGATGACGATATCTGGGTGGATGATATCTCCTCTCCTGACTATAACCGGTGGGTTAAAGCTGAGTTGAGCAGCTTGTCTGCTCAAACGAAATTTATGCCCTTGCGGTATAAGAAAGGTGAAACGGCCGCTGTCTCCTTCGAAATCATGAAACGGCCCGATCATCAGTACAAATATGGTATCGTCATCGAATACAACACCGAACCAGTCGTCAAGGGTGCGGGTAGCGCCATCTTCTTTCACGTGCGGCGCGGCGAAAATAAGCCGACTCTGGGCTGTGTCGCCCTCGCCGAAAGTGATATGCTGAAGGTCCTCGGCTGGCTGGACCCGGGGTGCAAGCCGCTGGTGGTGCTGGGCACCCGGCAGTCCATTGTCTCGCTGTTTCGTGGTGCGGCGGATGAATAA
- a CDS encoding M15 family metallopeptidase translates to MILRIALLIFSLAVNLQAARSLADEPAGRLSKGFVYADEMIPGLRLDLRYAGTHNFVGEPVDGYRKARCIMTEEAAQALKKVQEELRPFGLGIKVFDAYRPQMAVDHFVRWAGNLQDTRMKAEFYPDVDKKDLFKDGYIAAKSGHSRGSTVDLTIISLGGGDAERELDMGSGFDFFGPSSWPDSPQIAAIPRAHRLLLRMVMEKHGFKPYPQEWWHFTLKGEPWPETYFNFLVQ, encoded by the coding sequence ATGATATTGCGCATTGCACTGCTGATCTTTTCCCTGGCGGTCAACCTGCAGGCCGCTCGGTCGCTGGCTGACGAACCGGCCGGGAGGCTGTCAAAGGGCTTCGTCTACGCCGACGAAATGATCCCGGGTCTGCGCCTTGATCTGCGCTATGCCGGTACGCACAATTTTGTCGGCGAGCCTGTCGACGGCTACCGGAAGGCGCGCTGCATCATGACCGAGGAAGCTGCGCAGGCGCTGAAGAAGGTACAGGAAGAGCTGCGTCCCTTCGGCCTCGGCATTAAGGTCTTCGATGCCTACCGGCCGCAGATGGCGGTTGACCACTTTGTCCGCTGGGCCGGCAACCTTCAGGACACCAGGATGAAGGCGGAATTCTACCCTGATGTGGACAAGAAGGACCTGTTCAAGGACGGCTATATCGCGGCAAAGTCGGGCCACAGCCGCGGCAGCACCGTTGATCTGACCATTATATCGCTGGGCGGTGGCGATGCGGAGCGGGAACTGGACATGGGCAGCGGATTCGACTTCTTTGGTCCCAGCTCATGGCCGGACAGCCCCCAGATTGCCGCAATTCCCCGCGCCCACCGCCTGCTGTTGCGGATGGTGATGGAAAAGCATGGATTCAAACCGTATCCCCAGGAATGGTGGCACTTTACCCTGAAGGGTGAGCCCTGGCCGGAGACCTATTTCAATTTTCTGGTGCAATAA
- a CDS encoding CvpA family protein: MEAGKDVSLFFKNEPGGNVLISIIGLAVLLLLATSGYNRGLLRILSVFIAFLLATFLAEPLSPLLIGPLKLSGLVAKALVPFAGQVLTGFLIFLLLSYVAGRILDHRDEVREQLNEHPIMVWERWSGAVIGFVWGVCLVVFSLTGLHVVGVVEEILINPAASAKTASGVTESESRDVRDIEGAQQELVQVAKFGHLKEQIENSAFGSLVLKAEPIDQRIKVIFQNLTWVVSQPELFEAFKNHTIIANFIDNPRMIALAKDHVIQAHLQNKQYYQLLDNEKIADLLKDKELYRELQEVEIGQILQEIIAKEEAH; encoded by the coding sequence GTGGAAGCGGGTAAAGACGTTTCCTTGTTCTTCAAAAATGAACCAGGAGGAAACGTGTTGATATCAATCATCGGACTGGCGGTGTTACTTTTGCTTGCAACTTCAGGGTACAATCGGGGCTTACTGAGGATTCTCTCAGTGTTTATTGCGTTTCTACTCGCCACTTTCCTTGCCGAGCCGTTGTCCCCTCTCCTGATTGGTCCTCTCAAACTGAGTGGTTTGGTCGCCAAGGCGCTCGTGCCCTTTGCAGGGCAGGTCCTTACCGGGTTTTTGATCTTTCTCTTGTTATCGTACGTCGCCGGGCGGATTCTTGATCATCGTGACGAAGTTCGGGAGCAGTTGAATGAACACCCGATAATGGTGTGGGAGCGCTGGAGTGGGGCAGTTATCGGGTTTGTCTGGGGAGTATGTCTGGTTGTTTTTTCCCTCACCGGACTGCATGTCGTTGGTGTCGTCGAAGAAATACTTATTAATCCTGCAGCTTCAGCGAAAACGGCATCCGGAGTGACGGAGAGTGAATCAAGGGATGTCAGGGATATTGAGGGTGCACAACAGGAACTTGTTCAAGTAGCCAAGTTTGGGCATCTTAAAGAGCAGATCGAGAATTCAGCTTTTGGTTCGCTGGTCCTCAAAGCGGAGCCGATAGATCAAAGAATAAAAGTAATTTTTCAAAACCTTACCTGGGTAGTCAGCCAACCTGAGCTGTTTGAGGCGTTTAAAAATCATACGATCATCGCCAATTTTATCGATAATCCTCGGATGATCGCCTTGGCAAAAGACCATGTAATCCAGGCTCATTTGCAAAATAAGCAATATTACCAACTCCTTGACAACGAAAAGATTGCCGATTTGCTGAAAGATAAGGAGCTGTACCGAGAACTGCAAGAGGTGGAGATTGGACAAATTTTGCAGGAAATAATTGCAAAAGAAGAGGCGCATTAA
- a CDS encoding CHAP domain-containing protein, which translates to MTLPLKKGAQGTMVTELQQGLAQRGYSLTPSGLFDNSTQRAVRAFQSQNLDQHGQPLMVDGIVGPLTWWSLFHPKPLIMAPTAVDYQTLPPAAQGGSTQGRTALAAAIGEINNGAGEVDGNNRGPWVKKYLAPAGLDEGNPWCASFVSWCYLQAMGGEVHAMPFPYQAGARNLLKDATARGWAHAPGSVYQPQPGDIVVWWREKLTGWLGHAGLVHSLQDGMLYTIEGNKSPKVQGFSYVFSRMDKLLGFIHVP; encoded by the coding sequence ATGACATTACCACTGAAAAAAGGTGCCCAAGGGACCATGGTGACCGAGCTGCAGCAAGGTCTTGCGCAACGGGGGTACTCTTTGACCCCTTCCGGGCTGTTCGACAACTCCACACAACGGGCAGTGCGCGCCTTTCAGTCACAGAACCTCGACCAGCATGGCCAGCCCTTGATGGTGGACGGCATAGTGGGGCCGCTTACCTGGTGGAGCCTCTTTCATCCCAAACCGCTTATCATGGCGCCAACCGCCGTCGACTACCAAACCCTCCCCCCGGCAGCGCAAGGTGGCAGCACCCAGGGGCGAACAGCCCTGGCAGCGGCTATCGGCGAGATCAACAACGGTGCAGGGGAAGTCGATGGCAATAATCGAGGTCCCTGGGTTAAAAAATACCTTGCCCCGGCCGGCCTCGACGAAGGCAATCCCTGGTGCGCCTCCTTTGTCAGCTGGTGCTATCTGCAGGCGATGGGAGGTGAGGTCCATGCCATGCCCTTCCCCTACCAGGCTGGAGCCCGTAATCTCCTGAAGGACGCGACGGCCAGAGGCTGGGCGCATGCCCCTGGGTCGGTCTATCAGCCGCAACCGGGAGACATTGTCGTCTGGTGGCGGGAAAAGCTCACCGGCTGGCTGGGGCATGCCGGACTGGTGCACTCGCTGCAGGATGGTATGCTGTACACCATCGAGGGCAACAAAAGCCCGAAGGTTCAAGGATTTTCCTATGTATTCAGTAGGATGGACAAGCTGCTCGGTTTTATCCACGTACCGTGA
- a CDS encoding GspE/PulE family protein — protein MTPAEPRTSQKVYDERFKKLVNEIHAASSPNAIMVGLRNKILDLYQVEMATIFMLDSKRNKLVSWVLLPGESLSRIRMDINRSSITGFVAETRRSLNIANVYDKGELKAIDPSLTFDATWDQKTGSRTKQILAAPVINKTTLMGVIQLINKRSGTPFNQTDELRLKELSESLGIALFNHYKSGKKIPMRYEELVKREIIPQQEMERAMVIATQQEKEVETVLMENYLIPKADLGDALAFVYKTKFVDLQKNHYSAESFVTPTTAELLRTHLVVPLARKGGEFTFAAKNPSNQSGILEVKNYFRAEKVNVLLAFGDDIRNLINSLVPAREEPAALGTAAEEQPEEETYVPEIFQKQEEAPLDVSVDSTPAIALVNKIIEKAVYAGASDIHIEPYGDRQDAEVRYRIDGTCSNILNIPKVNVRSVIARIKVLADLDIAERRKPQDGKIKFTTTRADKVELRVATLPTTEGNEDVVMRILADAKPLPLYKIAPERILKRLIPCIAKPYGIFLVVGPTGSGKTTTLHSILNYINTPEKKIWTAEDPVEITQYRLRQVQVKPQIGYTFAAAMRAFLRADPDIIMIGEMRDQETAKMAIEASLTGHVVFSTLHTNSAAETVVRLIDMGMDPFNFSDSLLGIVAQRLVRTLCEDCKEPYNPTRKEYDYLLHHYGVMFFEQLNIPYSKDLVLFRAKGCEKCNNSGYKGRQGLYELLVASRKIKNLIIDKAHSEDIKIEAINDGMTVLLQEGIHLIFEGRTDSKQVMATCLI, from the coding sequence ATGACTCCTGCCGAACCAAGAACCTCTCAGAAGGTGTATGATGAGCGATTTAAGAAGCTCGTCAACGAAATCCACGCCGCGTCTTCTCCCAATGCCATTATGGTTGGCCTGCGCAATAAGATCCTTGACCTGTATCAGGTTGAGATGGCGACAATTTTCATGCTCGATTCAAAGCGCAATAAGCTTGTCTCCTGGGTTTTGCTGCCGGGCGAATCCTTAAGCAGAATTCGCATGGACATCAACCGGTCGAGCATCACCGGTTTTGTCGCCGAAACCAGGCGGTCGCTGAATATTGCCAATGTCTACGACAAGGGCGAGTTGAAGGCGATCGATCCGTCACTGACCTTTGATGCCACCTGGGACCAGAAAACGGGCAGCAGGACCAAGCAGATCCTTGCTGCCCCGGTGATCAACAAAACCACCTTGATGGGGGTCATCCAGTTGATCAACAAACGGAGCGGCACACCTTTCAATCAGACGGATGAACTGCGTCTGAAAGAACTGTCCGAATCCCTCGGAATCGCCCTCTTCAACCACTATAAAAGCGGCAAGAAGATACCGATGCGCTACGAGGAACTGGTCAAGAGGGAAATCATCCCCCAGCAGGAGATGGAACGGGCGATGGTGATTGCCACTCAACAGGAAAAGGAAGTCGAAACCGTGCTGATGGAGAATTACCTCATCCCCAAAGCCGACCTCGGCGACGCCCTGGCCTTTGTCTACAAAACCAAATTCGTCGACCTGCAGAAAAACCATTATTCCGCTGAAAGCTTCGTTACCCCGACCACCGCCGAGCTTTTGCGCACCCACCTTGTCGTGCCTCTGGCACGAAAGGGCGGTGAGTTTACCTTTGCCGCCAAAAATCCCTCGAATCAAAGCGGTATTCTCGAGGTGAAAAACTATTTCAGGGCGGAAAAGGTCAACGTCCTCCTCGCTTTCGGTGACGATATCCGCAACCTGATCAACTCCCTGGTGCCCGCCCGGGAAGAACCGGCAGCGCTTGGTACGGCCGCCGAAGAGCAGCCGGAAGAAGAGACATATGTTCCGGAAATATTTCAGAAACAGGAAGAAGCTCCTCTTGACGTTTCCGTCGATTCGACCCCGGCCATTGCCCTGGTCAACAAGATCATCGAGAAGGCGGTATATGCCGGTGCCTCGGATATTCATATCGAGCCCTATGGCGACCGGCAGGATGCCGAGGTGCGCTACCGGATCGATGGAACCTGCTCCAACATCCTCAATATTCCCAAGGTGAACGTCAGATCGGTTATCGCCAGGATCAAGGTGCTCGCCGACCTCGACATCGCCGAGCGGCGCAAACCGCAGGACGGCAAGATAAAGTTCACGACTACAAGGGCCGACAAGGTTGAACTGCGGGTGGCGACCCTGCCGACAACCGAGGGTAACGAGGATGTCGTCATGCGAATCCTCGCCGATGCTAAGCCGCTGCCGCTATATAAAATTGCCCCGGAGCGAATCCTCAAACGGCTGATTCCCTGCATAGCCAAGCCCTACGGCATTTTTCTGGTCGTCGGCCCAACCGGCTCCGGCAAGACCACGACCCTGCATTCCATCCTCAATTACATCAACACCCCGGAAAAGAAGATCTGGACCGCCGAGGATCCGGTGGAGATCACCCAGTACCGGCTTCGTCAGGTCCAGGTAAAGCCGCAGATAGGTTACACCTTTGCCGCGGCCATGCGCGCCTTCCTCCGGGCCGATCCCGATATCATCATGATCGGTGAGATGCGTGATCAGGAAACCGCCAAGATGGCCATCGAGGCCTCCCTGACCGGCCATGTCGTCTTCAGCACCCTGCATACCAATTCGGCTGCGGAAACGGTGGTCAGGTTGATCGACATGGGCATGGATCCGTTCAACTTTTCCGACTCCTTGCTGGGCATCGTTGCCCAACGCCTGGTGCGAACGCTCTGCGAGGATTGCAAGGAGCCATATAATCCTACCAGGAAGGAGTATGACTACCTCCTCCACCACTACGGCGTGATGTTCTTTGAACAGCTCAATATTCCCTATTCCAAGGACCTCGTGCTGTTTCGGGCCAAGGGCTGTGAAAAATGCAATAATAGCGGTTACAAAGGACGTCAGGGACTGTACGAGCTGCTCGTCGCCTCAAGAAAGATCAAAAACCTCATCATTGACAAGGCCCACAGTGAAGACATCAAAATCGAGGCAATCAACGACGGCATGACCGTGCTGCTCCAGGAAGGGATACACCTGATATTCGAAGGCAGGACTGACAGCAAGCAGGTAATGGCCACTTGCCTCATCTAG